Proteins encoded by one window of Microcebus murinus isolate Inina chromosome 2, M.murinus_Inina_mat1.0, whole genome shotgun sequence:
- the GUCA2B gene encoding guanylate cyclase activator 2B, whose translation MDSRAVLRLSLGAAVVLLVLLQSTQSVRIQYRGFQVQLESVKNLSDLEQQWAPSPRLRAQSLLPAVCHHPALPSDLQPVCASQEAASIFRALKSMATDECELCVNIACTGCR comes from the exons ATGGACAGCAGAGCTGTGCTGAGGCTCTCGCTGGGGGCGGCCGTGGTCCTCCTGGTGCTGCTGCAGAGCACGCAGTCAGTCCGCATCCAG tACCGAGGCTTCCAGGTGCAGCTGGAATCTGTGAAGAACCTGAGTGACCTGGAGCAGCAGTGGGCGCCCAGCCCCCGCCTGCGGGCCCAGAGCCTCCTGCCCGCTGTGTGccaccacccagccctgccctcggACCTCCAGCCTGTCTGCGCCTCCCAGGAAGCTGCCAGCATCTTCAGGGCCTTAA AGAGCATGGCTACTGACGAGTGTGAGCTGTGCGTGAACATCGCCTGTACCGGCTGCCGCTGA